One region of Triticum aestivum cultivar Chinese Spring chromosome 6B, IWGSC CS RefSeq v2.1, whole genome shotgun sequence genomic DNA includes:
- the LOC123138645 gene encoding tyrosine-protein kinase JAK2-like: protein MDYQGSKVRDFLHTNGQVVLERGVSNYNLRSFTQKEIEDITSGYSTMVGEGGFSKVYKGKLDGLCPVAVKIYKNGTKKEEFAKEVIVHSQINHKNVVRLFGCCTEENALTIVMELVCNGNLYDMLHCSSNANGFVPFPLDKRLDIAIESTEVLSCMHSMYSPVLHGDMKTSNILLDENLRPKLSDFGIARLLATDETQHTRSIMGSIGYVDPLFCHSGILTSKSDVYSFGVVLLEIITRKKALDGNISLARSFAEALRKGKKVRQMFDEEIANDKKNIKFLENIARLAAECLKMEAKMRPEMVEVADRLRTIRKDYHHRIGRNSTCSNSGLAKSGKAEAVLPVVVRTISMDELKEITRNFSNDTLIGENLHSKVFFGVLKDGRKSAIKKIRPAKEIILEVPVVSRFRHENVLQLLGNCVEGDSHVLAYEYASKGSLHDILHGKNNVRGAEPGPVLSWAQRMKIAMGAAAGLEFLHAKAEPFVIHGRIRSSNIFLFNSDIAKIGYPGLSRQAPDYIDNIFLDRPNGPQGTSFVYDAPEYAMTGQLSTMSNVYSFGVVLLELLTGRKAFDHTLPRNQRSLVTWAKPRLNKDKVKQCVDLRLGGDYPPEAVTKMAAIAARCTEYEADFRPTMSMVVEALRPLALSSSSNLPGAAEAPGAQSAFTKGRYILDGILVLHEIVHEVKSKHLHVVFFKIDFHKAYDTVHWSFLREVLLKRGFDHHWVARVMQLVTSGRTAVNVNGEIGPYFLTG from the exons ATGGATTACCAAGGGAGCAAAGTTAGGGATTTCCTTCATACTAATGGACAAGTGGTGCTTGAAAGAGGAGTGAGTAACTATAATCTAAGATCTTTCACTCAAAAAGAGATAGAAGACATCACGAGTGGGTATAGCACCATGGTGGGAGAAGGGGGATTTAGTAAGGTTTACAAAGGAAAATTAGATGGTCTTTGTCCAGTTGCGGTAAAGATATACAAAAATGGAACCAAGAAAGAAGAGTTTGCCAAAGAGGTGATAGTGCATTCCCAGATAAATCACAAGAATGTTGTCAGACTGTTTGGTTGCTGCACAGAGGAAAATGCTCTTACGATTGTTATGGAGCTCGTATGCAATGGCAACCTCTACGACATGCTTCACTGCAGCAGCAATGCTAATGGTTTTGTCCCCTTCCCTTTGGACAAACGTTTGGACATCGCCATTGAGTCAACTGAAGTATTATCATGCATGCATTCAATGTATAGCCCGGTTCTTCATGGTGACATGAAAACCTCTAATATACTGCTAGATGAAAATCTCCGGCCAAAGTTATCTGATTTTGGGATAGCAAGATTGCTTGCTACTGATGAGACTCAGCACACCAGATCTATCATGGGTAGTATAGGTTACGTGGACCCTTTGTTCTGTCACAGTGGGATTCTTACTTCCAAGAGTGATGTATACAGTTTCGGAGTCGTTTTGTTGGAAATCATCACCCGGAAGAAAGCTTTGGATGGGAATATCAGCCTTGCTCGAAGTTTTGCCGAAGCCCTGAGAAAAGGGAAAAAGGTGAGGCAAATGTTTGATGAGGAAATTGCGAATGATAAAAAGAATATAAAATTTCTTGAAAACATCGCAAGATTAGCAGCTGAATGCTTGAAAATGGAGGCAAAAATGCGTCCAGAAATGGTTGAAGTAGCAGACAGACTCAGGACAATCAGAAAAGATTACCATCATCGCATTGGCAGAAATTCTACAT GTAGCAACTCTGGACTTGCTAAAAGTGGAAAGGCAGAGGCTGTGCT ACCAGTGGTGGTACGGACCATTTCCATGGATGAACTAAAGGAAATAACCAGGAACTTTAGCAATGATACTCTAATAGGAGAGAACTTACACAGTAAAGTTTTTTTCGGAGTGCTCAAAGATGGACGTAAATCCGCGATCAAGAAGATTAGGCCTGCTAAAGAAattattctggag GTTCCGGTGGTCTCAAGATTCAGACATGAGAACGTTCTCCAACTTCTTGGAAACTGTGTTGAAGGAGACAGCCATGTTCTTGCTTACGAGTACGCATCCAAGGGATCCTTGCACGATATTCTTCATG GTAAAAATAATGTTAGGGGAGCCGAACCAGGACCGGTTCTATCATGGGCGCAACGTATGAAGATTGCCATGGGTGCTGCGGCTGGGCTTGAGTTCCTCCATGCAAAGGCAGAACCTTTCGTTATCCATGGTCGAATCAGATCCAGTAACATATTTCTCTTTAACAGCGACATTGCAAAGATTGGTTACCCTGGCCTTTCGAGACAGGCCCCGGACTACATAGACAATATTTTTTTGGATCGTCCcaatggtcctcaaggaaccagtTTCGTTTATGACGCACCTGA GTATGCAATGACCGGTCAACTTTCTACAATGAGCAATGTCTATAGCTTTGGGGTTGTGCTGCTGGAACTTTTAACTGGTCGAAAGGCATTTGATCATACACTACCCCGTAACCAACGATCTCTCGTGACATGG GCTAAACCAAGACTTAATAAAGACAAGGTGAAGCAATGTGTGGATCTGAGGCTTGGAGGAGATTACCCTCCCGAGGCTGTCACCAAG ATGGCTGCAATCGCGGCGCGCTGTACAGAATACGAGGCAGATTTCCGGCCAACTATGAGCATGGTCGTCGAGGCTCTGAGGCCCTTGGCGCTCAGCAGCTCAAGCAATCTTCCCGGCGCTGCAGAAGCACCTGGAGC CCAGTCGGCCTTTACGAAAGGCAGGTACATTCTAGATGGGATCCTTGTACTCCACGAGATCGTCCATGAAGTCAAGAGCAAGCACCTTCATGTGGTGTTCTTCAAGATCGACTTTCATAAAGCGTACGACACTGTCCACtggtccttccttcgggaagtgCTGCTCAAGCGTGGGTTTGATCACCACTGGGTAGCTCGGGTGATGCAGCTGGTGACGAGTGGTCGCACGGCGGTGAATGTGAATGGGGAGATTGGACCCTACTTCCTGACTGGATAG